One Sus scrofa isolate TJ Tabasco breed Duroc chromosome 1, Sscrofa11.1, whole genome shotgun sequence DNA segment encodes these proteins:
- the RAD23B gene encoding UV excision repair protein RAD23 homolog B — MQITLKTLQQQTFKIDIDPEETVKALKEKIESEKGKDAFPVAGQKLIYAGKILNDDTALKEYKIDEKNFVVVMVTKPKAVTTPAPATTQQSNSATTTTVSSSTAPAAAQAPTPAPALAPTPTPASITPASTTASSEPAPASATKQEKPAEKPAETPVATSPTSTDSTSGDSSRSNLFEDATSALVTGQSYENMVTEIMSMGYEREQVIAALRASFNNPDRAVEYLLMGIPGDRESQAVVDPPPAASTGAPQSSVAAAAATTTATTTTTSSGGHPLEFLRNQPQFQQMRQIIQQNPSLLPALLQQIGRENPQLLQQISQHQEHFIQMLNEPVQEAGSQGGGGGGGSGGIAEAGSGHMNYIQVTPQEKEAIERLKALGFPEGLVIQAYFACEKNENLAANFLLQQNFDED; from the exons gTGAAAGCACTGAAAGAGAAGATTGAATCTGAAAAGGGGAAAGATGCCTTTCCTGTAGCAGGTCAAAAATTAATTTATGCAG GCAAAATCCTCAATGATGATACTGctctaaaagaatataaaattgatgAGAAAAACTTCGTGGTAGTTATGGTGACAAAA cccaaagcagtgacaacaccagcacCGGCTACAACTCAGCAATCAAATTCTGCCACCACTACCACAGTTAGTTCCTCCACAGCACCAGCTGCGGCTCaggccccaaccccagcccctgctTTGGCTCCTACTCCCACTCCTGCATCCATCACCCCAGCATCAACGACAGCATCTTCTGAACCTGCACCTGCTAGTGCAACGAAACAAGAGAAACCTGCAGAAAAGCCAGCAGAAACACCAGTGGCTACTAGCCCAACATCAACTGACAG tACATCAGGAGATTCTTCTCGGTCAAACCTTTTTGAAGATGCAACAAGTGCACTTG TGACAGGTCAGTCCTACGAGAATATGGTAACTGAGATCATGTCAATGGGATATGAACGAGAGCAAGTAATTGCAGCCCTGAGAGCCAGTTTCAACAACCCTGACAGAGCAGTGGAATATCTTTTAATG GGAATTCCTGGAGATAGAGAAAGTCAGGCTGTGGTTGACCCGCCTCCAGCAGCTAGTACAGGGGCTCCTCAATCttcagtggctgcagctgcagcaactacgacagcaacgacaacaacaacaagttCTGGAG GACATCCTCTTGAATTTTTACGGAATCAGCCTCAGTTTCAACAGATGAGACAAATTATTCAACAGAATCCTTCCCTGCTTCCAGCATTGCTACAACAGATAGGTCGAGAAAATCCTCAGTTACTGCAG CAAATTAGCCAACACCAGGAACATTTTATTCAGATGTTAAATGAACCAGTTCAAGAAGCTGGTAgtcaaggaggagggggtggaggtggcagcGGAGGAATTGCAGAAGCTGGAAGTGGTCACATGAACTACATTCAAGTAACGCCTCAGGAAAAAGAAGCTATAGAAAGG ttaaAGGCATTAGGATTTCCTGAAGGACTTGTGATACAGGCATATTTTGCTTGTGAGAAGAATGAGAACTTGGCTGCCAATTTTCTTCTACAGCAAAACTTTGATGAAGATtga